Part of the Undibacter mobilis genome is shown below.
TTCAGCCTCGGGGTGCTCTATCGCGGCGACCGCGCTTCGATCGCGCCGGCGCAGAAGCCGGACATCGCCGTCGCCGATGTCGAGCGGGAATTCGCGCCGTAGGGTCACGAGATGCAGGTTGTGCGGCGCAGAGCGCGCCGCACCTACATGGAGGAAAGTGTCATGAGAGCAGGTATCGCAATCTCGACTGCCTTGCTGATCGGAGGACTCGTGGCCGGATCTGCGCTCGCGCAGCCTGCCGGTTCTGCCGGCTCGGGTAACGGTTGGGGGCCGAACATGATGATGGGTCCCGGCATGATGGGCCCCGGCGGCGGCCGTGGCATGAGCTGGATGTGTAGCCCGCAGGCGGCGGGTCTTGCCGAATGGCGCAAACAGCGAATTGAGCAGTTGCTGAAGCCGACCGAAGCTCAGCGCAAGGCGCTCGACGACCTGCAGGTCGCGTCGACCAAGGCCGCCGAAGCCGTTTCTGCCGCTTGCCCGCGCGAGTTTCCGGCCAGCGCCCAGGCGCGGCTGGAGCTGATGGAGAAGCGGATGGAAGTCATGCTCACCGCGATCAAGACGGTGCGTCCGGCCTTTGACGCCTTCTACGCCACCCTGTCCGACGAACAAAAAGCGCGGCTCAATTCAGCCGGCCCGCGCCGTTGGGGCTGGCACGGCTGGCGCAACTAATCGCAGTCGCAACACAGAAAAAAGCCCCGGCCGAGGCCGGGGCTTGTCAGTCAACATCGGGTGGGGAGGACGCCCCGCTCGATTTCTTGGCGTTGGCGGATCTTTAGAACTTGTAGGTCACGCCGGCGCCGATCAGCCACGGATCGAGATTGACCTTGCCGGTGAGCGCACCGACGTTGCTGTCGCCGTCCCAGTTCGGACGCAGCCAGAGCTTCTTGACGTCGACGTTGATGCCCCAGTGCTTGTCGATCATGTAGTCGAAGCCGATCTGCAGCGCCGGCGACCACGAGTTATGCAGGTGGCTGCGGGTGATAATGACGCCGGCGCCGTTGGCGGTGTTGCCGGCCGTCTGGCTGAAGAACATGGTGTAGTTCACGCCGGCGCCGATATAGGGCTTGAAGGCGCCGAAGTTGGTGAAGTGATACTGCAGGGTCAGAGTCGGCGGCAGCAGCCAGGCCTTGCCAACATCGAGATTGTTGGTCGCGGCGGCGCCGGTGCCGGTGACGTGATGCTTGGTGACGCCGAGGATGAGTTCGGCCGCGATGTTCTTCGTGAAGAAGTAGGTGATATCGAGCTCCGGAACGACCGTATCGCTGGTGCTGAGGCCCGAGCCGGCCACCTGATCGACCACGCCTGAGTTGCGCGTCACCACGCCCAGCGCGCGTAGACGAATCATCCACGGATTGAAGGCGTCGGCCATCGGTGCGGCCTTGTAGACCGGCTTCGCTGGCATATCGGCAGCGATAGCCGGCGCAATGGTGTATCCGACAAACGCCGCGACAAGCGCCGGCGCGATTTTATGTAGCATCATGTTAGACCCCTAACCCCGATAATGGCGGCGCGATGCCGCGATCAACACTGATCGGCTAACATTCAACAGGGGGCCGATCCCGGTAAAATTGACCCACATCAAACAAAAAACCGAACTGTGTTCATTGTGCATCGCCGTTGCACATTCTGTCGCGCGATACCGTCAAAACCGGCGCAATGATATTCGGCGTGCGCAAGGAATACCGCGCGGCTTGGTGAGGACCGGCTTTCCCATTGCGCTGCTGTGAATGCTCCGGGAATCGACGATCACAAGAGTCGTTGCAGTCGCCGTCCGCTGACGGAGACCCGCACTCCCGCAGTTTGACATTCATCAAGGCTACCGCCCCGCCGCCCGTTGATAGTCCATCAAGGCCAGTATTCCCTCCGGCCGGCCATTCAACGGAAACTCCATCATGGCGAACGCGCTCGCTCCCCAGAAAAACATGACGATTGGTGAAGGCGGCCTGGCGCTGGCCTTTACGGCCCTGGCGTTGGTCTCCCTCGTAATCGCGGCGAAGGCCTATACGCCCGAATATGCATTCCACGCTTATCTCTTCACCGCCGCGAGCATTGCCGCGGTCTTTGCCATCGCTAACCGCTACTTCGACCGCCCCGCCGGCAAGGCCCCGCTGCTGACCGCCGACGGGCGCCCGAACTACAATATGGGCCCGGTGAAATTCGCGACCATCGCCGCCGTCTTCTGGGGCGTCGCCGGTTTCCTGGTCGGCGTTATCATCGCCCTGCAACTTGCATTCCCGGCATTGAACCTCGATCTGCCGTGGACCAGCTTCGGCCGCCTGCGTCCGCTGCATACGTCGGCGGTGATCTTTGCCTTCGGCGGAAACGTCCTGCTCGCCACGTCATTCTATGTCGTGCAACGCACCTGCCGCGCGCGGCTCGCCGGCGATCTGGCGCCGTGGTTCGTCGTGCTGGGCTACAATTTCTTCATTCTGATTGCCGGCACCGGCTATCTGCTCGGCATCACGCAGTCGAAGGAATACGCCGAACCCGAATGGTACTCCGACCTCTGGCTGACGGTTGTCTGGGTCGTCTATCTGCTCGTGTTCCTGGGCACGATCTGGCGGCGCTCCGAGCCGCATATCTATGTGGCCAACTGGTTCTATCTCGCCTTCATCGTCACCATCGCGGTGCTGCACCTCGGTAACAACGCCACCGTTCCGGTGTCGCTGTTCTCGCCGAAGTCTTACATCGTCTGGTCCGGCGTGCAGGATGCGATGGTGCAGTGGTGGTACGGGCACAACGCGGTCGGTTTCTTCCTGACCGCCGGCTTCCTCGCCATCATGTACTACTTCATCCCGAAGCGGGCTGACCGTCCGGTCTACTCGTACCGGCTGTCGATCATCCACTTCTGGGCGCTGATCTTCCTCTACATCTGGGCCGGTCCGCACCATCTGCACTACACGGCGCTGCCGGACTGGGCGCAGACGCTCGGCATGACGTTCTCGATCATGCTGTGGATGCCCTCCTGGGGCGGCATGATCAACGGCATCATGACGCTGTCGGGTGCCTGGGACAAACTGCGCACCGACCCGGTGCTGCGCATGATGGTGGTGTCGGTCGCCTTCTACGGCATGTCGACCTTCGAAGGTCCGATGATGTCGGTGAAGGTCGTCAACTCGCTGTCGCATTACACCGACTGGACCATCGGTCACGTCCACTCCGGCGCGCTCGGCTGGGTCGCCTACATCTCCTTCGGCGCCATCTACTGCCTGGTGCCGTGGCTGTGGAACCGCAGGCTCTACTCGCTCAAGCTCGTCAACTGGCACTTCTGGATCTCGACCATCGGCATCGTGCTCTACATCACCGCGATGTGGGTGTCGGGCATCCTGCAGGGTCTGATGTGGCGCGCCTATACCTCGCTCGGCTTCCTCGAATACTCCTTCGTCGAAACGGTCGAGGCCATGCACCCCTTCTATGTGATCCGTGCACTCGGCGGAATTCTGTTCCTCTGCGGCGCGCTGATCATGGTGTTCAACCTCTGGATGACGGTGAAATCGGAAGCCGTCGCCGGAGAAGCCGAAATCCGACTTCAGCCTGCCGAATAAACGGGGACGACAATGTCACTCTGGCAAAAACACGCCATCTTCGAGAAGAACTCCATCGTCCTCCTGCTCGGCATTCTCGTGGTGATCGCAGTCGGCGGCTTGGTGGAGATCGTGCCGCTGTTCTATCTCAAGAACACCATCGAAAAGGTCGAGGGCGTGCGGCCCTATACGCCGCTCGAACTCGCCGGCCGCAACATCTATGTCCGCGAGGGCTGCTATCTCTGCCACTCGCAGATGATCCGTCCGCTCCGTGACGAGGTCGAACGCTACGGCCACTACTCGCTCGCGGCCGAGAGCATGTACGACCGCCCGTTCCAGTGGGGTTCGAAGCGCACCGGTCCCGATCTCGCACGCGTCGGCGGCAAGTACTCCGACGACTGGCATCGCGACCATCTGGCCGATCCGCGCGCGGTGGTGCCGGGCTCGGTGATGCCGGCCTACAGCTTCCTGGCCAAGACCGATCTCGACTACAGGCACGTCGCTGAGGACATGAAGGTGCAGGCACTGCTCGGCGTTCCCTATACGCCGGAGATGATCGAGGGCGCTGTCAAGGATGTCGAAGTGCAGGCATCCGTCGATAACCCGGACGCCGGTGATCTGGTCAAGCGCTATCCCAAGGCGGTTGCGCGAGACTTCGACGGCAATCCGGGCCGCGTTTCCGAGGCCGATGCGCTGATCGCGTATCTGCAAATGCTCGGCACGTCGGTCGACTTCAAGATGTACGACGACAAAGCCAACATCCGGTGATTGCCATGGATCCGACCTACAAAGCTGCCGCCGAGTTCGCCCAGACCTGGGGACTCATCTACTTCACCGCGATCTTTCTCGCCGTGGTCGCCTACGCCTTCTGGCCATCGCGAAAGAAGCAATTCGACGAAGCAGCGCGCATTCCGCTGCGGGAGGACTGAGCCGTGGCTGAGGAACACAAACAGATCGACGCGCTGACCGGAACCGCAACCACCGGTCATGAATGGGACGGGCTGCGCGAGCTCAATACGCCGCTGCCGCGGTGGTGGCTGTGGACCTTCTACCTCACCATCATCTGGTCGATCGGCTACTGGGTCGTCTATCCGGCCTGGCCGCTGGTCACCAACGCGACCCAGGGGCTGTTCGGTTACCACTCGCGCGCCGCGGTGGTCGAGGACATCAATGCGCTGCATGCAATGCGCGGGCCGATGATGCAACAGCTGGCCACGGCCTCGACCGCCGAGATCGCCGCCAGCCCGCAACTGATCGACTTCGCGCGGGCGCAAGGCCGCGTGGCTTTCGCCGACAACTGCGCGCCGTGTCACGGCGCCGGTGGCGGCGGCGCCAAGGGTTATCCCAACCTCAACGATGATGACTGGTTGTGGGGCGGCAAGCTTGCCGACATCGAGCAGACCATCCGTTACGGCGTGCGCTCCGGCAACGACAAGGGTCACCAGGGCAACATGCCGCCCTTCAAGGACGTGCTGAAGCCCGCAGAAATGTCGTCGGTTGCCGACTATGTCCGCTCGCTGTCGGGTCTGTCGACCGAGGCGGGTGTCGATCTCAAGGCCGGGCAAAAGGTCTTTGCCGATAACTGCGCCGTCTGTCACGGCGACGCCGGCAAGGGCAACCGCGAGGTCGGCGCCCCGAATCTGACCGACAAGATCTGGCTCTATGGCTCCGACAAGGCGACCATCGTCCAGGGCCTGCAGCAGGGTCGCGGCGGCGTCATGCCGGTCTGGGAAGGCCGTTTGTCCGAGCCGGCCATCAAGGCGCTGGCCGTCTATGTCTACGGTTTCGGCGGCGGCGAGAAATAGCCGCGGCAATAGCCTTTAAGCTATTGGTAAATAATGAAAATCCCGGTCGAAAGGCCGGGATTTTTGCTTGAGGCAGATCAAGGTGCGGGTTTACGCCCGGGCCTAGATTTCGACCTGCAATTTGCGGCGGGCCACGTGATGACACAACTCGAAGAACTGGTACGGCAATCCGAGGTCAAGGCCGCGCCGCCCCCTGCACCGCCGGGCGGTGACGACATCGACGAAATCCCGCTCTACGCGGCGCGCCGCAAGATCTATCCGCAGAGCGTGCAGGGCACCTTCCGCCGCATCAAATGGATCGTGCTGCTCGTTACCCTCGGTATCTATTACATCCTGCCTTTCGTGCGCTGGGACCGCGGGCCGAATGCGCCGTCTCAGGCGGTGCTGATCGACTTCCCCAACCGCCGCTTCTATTTCTTCTTCATCGAGCTGTGGCCGCAGGAGGTCTATTACCTCACGGGCCTGCTGATCCTTGCCGCCATCGGCCTGTTCCTGATGAACGCGCTCGCCGGCCGTGTCTGGTGCGGCTATCTGTGCCCGCAGACGGTGTGGACCGATCTCTATATGGCGATCGAGCGCTTCACCGAAGGCGATCGCCGCGAGCACATGAAGCGCGAATCGCAACCCTGGACGGTTGAGACCTACGCGCGCAAAGGCGCCAAGCATTTCCTTTGGCTGATGGTCGCGTGGTGGACCGGCGGCGCGTGGGTTCTGTATTTCGCCGACGCGCCGACTTTGGTGAAGGATCTCGCGACCGGCAATGCGCCGTTCGTCGCCTATGCCTGGATCGGCATCCTCACCGTCACGACCTATACGCTCGCCGGCCACATGCGCGAGCAGGTTTGCCTGTACATGTGCCCGTGGCCGCGCATCCAGGCGGCGCTGACCGACGAATATGCGCTGAACGTTACGTATCGCTACGATCGCGGCGAGCCGCGCATGTCCGCGAAGAAGGCCGAACAGCTCAAGGCGCAAGGCGAGCGCGTCGGTGACTGCGTCGACTGCCTGCAATGCGTTCATGTCTGCCCGACCGGTATCGATATCCGCCAGGGCTCGCAGCTCGGCTGCATTCAGTGCGGGCTGTGCATCGATGCCTGTAACACCATCATGGCCAAGCTCGGCCGGCCGCGTAACCTTATCGCCTACGATACGGATCTGAACATCAAGGAGCGCCTCGAAGGGCGCCCGTCAACCTACAAGCCCATCCGCTGGCGCACGGCGCTTTACGCCGCGATCATCGCCGTCGCCGGCGGCATCATGATCTACACGCTGGCGACGCGAGGCTCCGAGGGCATCAGTGTCATCCATGACCGCAATCCGATGTTCGTGCGGCTGTCAGACGGCTCGTTGCGCAACGGCTACACCATCCGTATCGTCAACAAGCAATTGAAGTCGCGTGACTTCGTCATCGCGGTGGACGGGCTGCCGTCGACACTGATCGATTTCGTCGGTCTGCCGCCGCGCGCCGATGGCCGGCAACTGGTCGCCGTTGGACCGGACCAGACAAAAGAAGTGCGCATCCTGGTGACCGACTACAGCAACACGCCGCCGGCAGCTTCGACCTCTGTTCTGTTTAGCCTGATTGATGTGAATTCCGGCGAGGTGGCGCAGGTTCGCGATCACTTCTTCGGACCCGAGGGGAAATAGCATGACCGATACGCCACACACCAAACCGCGCGAAGTGACCGGCCGGACCGTCCTGTTCTGGCTGGTAGGCTTTTTCGCCCTGGTCATCGGCGTCAACGCCGTGATGGTCAAGGCGGCGACGTCGACCTTTGGCGGCGTGCAGACCTCGAGTTCGTACAAGGCCGGCCTGAAGTTCAAGCAGGAGATTGCCGCTGCCGAACAGCAAACGGCACTGAATTGGCGGGTCGACGGCAAGCTCGTCCACGACAAGGCCGGCGAAGCCGTTCTCGACATTGCGGTGCGCGATGCCAAAGGCGAGCCTGTCACCGGACTGGTCGCAGTGGCGCATCTCGAACACCCGGCCGATGCGCGGCGCGATCACGATGTGCCGCTGAGCCTCATCGGTGCCGGACAGTTTCACGGTGTCGCGACCGCT
Proteins encoded:
- a CDS encoding cbb3-type cytochrome c oxidase subunit 3 encodes the protein MDPTYKAAAEFAQTWGLIYFTAIFLAVVAYAFWPSRKKQFDEAARIPLRED
- a CDS encoding Spy/CpxP family protein refolding chaperone, which translates into the protein MRAGIAISTALLIGGLVAGSALAQPAGSAGSGNGWGPNMMMGPGMMGPGGGRGMSWMCSPQAAGLAEWRKQRIEQLLKPTEAQRKALDDLQVASTKAAEAVSAACPREFPASAQARLELMEKRMEVMLTAIKTVRPAFDAFYATLSDEQKARLNSAGPRRWGWHGWRN
- the ccoN gene encoding cytochrome-c oxidase, cbb3-type subunit I produces the protein MTIGEGGLALAFTALALVSLVIAAKAYTPEYAFHAYLFTAASIAAVFAIANRYFDRPAGKAPLLTADGRPNYNMGPVKFATIAAVFWGVAGFLVGVIIALQLAFPALNLDLPWTSFGRLRPLHTSAVIFAFGGNVLLATSFYVVQRTCRARLAGDLAPWFVVLGYNFFILIAGTGYLLGITQSKEYAEPEWYSDLWLTVVWVVYLLVFLGTIWRRSEPHIYVANWFYLAFIVTIAVLHLGNNATVPVSLFSPKSYIVWSGVQDAMVQWWYGHNAVGFFLTAGFLAIMYYFIPKRADRPVYSYRLSIIHFWALIFLYIWAGPHHLHYTALPDWAQTLGMTFSIMLWMPSWGGMINGIMTLSGAWDKLRTDPVLRMMVVSVAFYGMSTFEGPMMSVKVVNSLSHYTDWTIGHVHSGALGWVAYISFGAIYCLVPWLWNRRLYSLKLVNWHFWISTIGIVLYITAMWVSGILQGLMWRAYTSLGFLEYSFVETVEAMHPFYVIRALGGILFLCGALIMVFNLWMTVKSEAVAGEAEIRLQPAE
- the ccoG gene encoding cytochrome c oxidase accessory protein CcoG — encoded protein: MTQLEELVRQSEVKAAPPPAPPGGDDIDEIPLYAARRKIYPQSVQGTFRRIKWIVLLVTLGIYYILPFVRWDRGPNAPSQAVLIDFPNRRFYFFFIELWPQEVYYLTGLLILAAIGLFLMNALAGRVWCGYLCPQTVWTDLYMAIERFTEGDRREHMKRESQPWTVETYARKGAKHFLWLMVAWWTGGAWVLYFADAPTLVKDLATGNAPFVAYAWIGILTVTTYTLAGHMREQVCLYMCPWPRIQAALTDEYALNVTYRYDRGEPRMSAKKAEQLKAQGERVGDCVDCLQCVHVCPTGIDIRQGSQLGCIQCGLCIDACNTIMAKLGRPRNLIAYDTDLNIKERLEGRPSTYKPIRWRTALYAAIIAVAGGIMIYTLATRGSEGISVIHDRNPMFVRLSDGSLRNGYTIRIVNKQLKSRDFVIAVDGLPSTLIDFVGLPPRADGRQLVAVGPDQTKEVRILVTDYSNTPPAASTSVLFSLIDVNSGEVAQVRDHFFGPEGK
- the ccoO gene encoding cytochrome-c oxidase, cbb3-type subunit II, with product MSLWQKHAIFEKNSIVLLLGILVVIAVGGLVEIVPLFYLKNTIEKVEGVRPYTPLELAGRNIYVREGCYLCHSQMIRPLRDEVERYGHYSLAAESMYDRPFQWGSKRTGPDLARVGGKYSDDWHRDHLADPRAVVPGSVMPAYSFLAKTDLDYRHVAEDMKVQALLGVPYTPEMIEGAVKDVEVQASVDNPDAGDLVKRYPKAVARDFDGNPGRVSEADALIAYLQMLGTSVDFKMYDDKANIR
- the ccoP gene encoding cytochrome-c oxidase, cbb3-type subunit III; the protein is MAEEHKQIDALTGTATTGHEWDGLRELNTPLPRWWLWTFYLTIIWSIGYWVVYPAWPLVTNATQGLFGYHSRAAVVEDINALHAMRGPMMQQLATASTAEIAASPQLIDFARAQGRVAFADNCAPCHGAGGGGAKGYPNLNDDDWLWGGKLADIEQTIRYGVRSGNDKGHQGNMPPFKDVLKPAEMSSVADYVRSLSGLSTEAGVDLKAGQKVFADNCAVCHGDAGKGNREVGAPNLTDKIWLYGSDKATIVQGLQQGRGGVMPVWEGRLSEPAIKALAVYVYGFGGGEK
- a CDS encoding OmpW/AlkL family protein gives rise to the protein MMLHKIAPALVAAFVGYTIAPAIAADMPAKPVYKAAPMADAFNPWMIRLRALGVVTRNSGVVDQVAGSGLSTSDTVVPELDITYFFTKNIAAELILGVTKHHVTGTGAAATNNLDVGKAWLLPPTLTLQYHFTNFGAFKPYIGAGVNYTMFFSQTAGNTANGAGVIITRSHLHNSWSPALQIGFDYMIDKHWGINVDVKKLWLRPNWDGDSNVGALTGKVNLDPWLIGAGVTYKF
- a CDS encoding FixH family protein, producing MTDTPHTKPREVTGRTVLFWLVGFFALVIGVNAVMVKAATSTFGGVQTSSSYKAGLKFKQEIAAAEQQTALNWRVDGKLVHDKAGEAVLDIAVRDAKGEPVTGLVAVAHLEHPADARRDHDVPLSLIGAGQFHGVATAPAGQWELIIDLDRDGERVFRSRSRVTLK